The following is a genomic window from Marinococcus sp. PL1-022.
AGGGGACTTTTTTATTAATCCACATTCTGCAGTGATTTTTCAGCTTGAATTCTTATCCCGGACGGAGAGCACGGCTTTGATGCCGGCAATATTTAGCCCCTGATCGATAAGCTCTTTGATTTCCTGACACCGATCAATATCATTCATCGAAAACAGGCGCTGGTTCCCCTGATTCCGCTCTGGATTGATCAACCCCTGTTCTTCGTAGTAACGGATTTGGCGAGCTGACAATGATGTGATTTCTTGTACCACGCTAATGGGAAAACAAGCAGCGTTACGAGGAATATTACCCTTCACCGCACCCTCCTCCTTTATAAATTTTTTCAGCCTGCCGCAGGGGGCTACCTCCGGCGGTGGCTGAGATGTGCATACACGTCCTGAAGCGTTTCATAGCCAAGCTCCTGGACCGTCTGGATGGAGCGTGTCCAGAGCTCGGCAGCCATAATGGCATCGCCAAGGGCATTGTGCCTGCCTTTTATCGGAATGTCATAATAGTTGCAGCAGTCATCGAGCGAACGAAATTCAAAGTCCGGCGCAGCGATACTGAACACAAACGAAGTATCCAGCAGGCGATGCTGAAGGTTTGTACCCATCGTCCGATACGTATACTTCTGCAGAAACTTTCGTTCATGGGAGGCGTGATGGGCTACGAGTATGTCTGCCTGAGCAAACTGATAGAACTGCTCGAGGGCTTCGCTGATCGACTGACCGTCTGCTTCCAGTTCTTCGG
Proteins encoded in this region:
- a CDS encoding MerR family transcriptional regulator, whose product is MKGNIPRNAACFPISVVQEITSLSARQIRYYEEQGLINPERNQGNQRLFSMNDIDRCQEIKELIDQGLNIAGIKAVLSVRDKNSS
- a CDS encoding exonuclease domain-containing protein; the protein is MFQWMRSISSRFGGLDSTNPQHQSFMRQLQKDVKAEQPLQKSLSSLNVTVLDLETSGFNADAGDKILSMGAIKIKHNRLVRDDAFYTLVHEPEAVSPEVSEVTGLTAEELEADGQSISEALEQFYQFAQADILVAHHASHERKFLQKYTYRTMGTNLQHRLLDTSFVFSIAAPDFEFRSLDDCCNYYDIPIKGRHNALGDAIMAAELWTRSIQTVQELGYETLQDVYAHLSHRRR